Within the Arthrobacter caoxuetaonis genome, the region GGCCGTCACTGCCCAGCTGAACACGCTGGGGCACATCTCCAACTTCTTTACCAGCCCTCCGCAGATCGCCCTCGCCGAGAAGCTGCTTGAGCTGGCGCAGGCACCCGCGGGCTCGAAAGTCTTCTTCACCAACTCCGGCACCGAAGCCATCGAAGCTGCATTCAAGCTTGCCCGGCGGAACTCCACCGGCGAGCGGACCCGGATCCTGGCCATGGACCATGCTTTCCACGGCCGGACCATGGGAGCGCTGGCCCTGACGGCGAAGCCCGCGTACCGGGAGCCGTTCGAACCGCTGCCGTCCGGCGTCGCACACGTCCCCTACGGTGACGTGGAGGCGCTGCGCGCCGCAGTGGACGGCACGGTTGCCGCGGTGTTCATCGAACCGATCCAGGGCGAAGCCGGAGTCCAGGTACCGCCGGCGGGCTACCTTCAGGCGGCACGTGAGATCACCCGCGACGCCGGTGCGCTGCTGGTGTTCGACGAAGTGCAGACAGGCATCGGCCGTACCGGGACCTGGTTCGCTTCCGAAGGTGTCCTGCCGGATGCGATGACGGTCGCCAAGGGCCTGGGCAGCGGCTTCCCGATCGGCGGGCTGATCACCTTTGGCCCCGAGGTCTCCGGCCTGCTCGCCCCGGGCCAGCACGGAACCACCTTCGGCGGGAACCCGATCGCTACGGCCGCGGGCCTGGCGACGCTCACGGAGATTGGGTCAGGGAACCTCCT harbors:
- a CDS encoding acetylornithine transaminase, which gives rise to MSIPNVPAAPAVPQLVDASGTGSEWLARYSDSLMGVFGTPQRVLVRGESCTVWDADGKPYLDLLGGIAVNALGHAHPSVVSAVTAQLNTLGHISNFFTSPPQIALAEKLLELAQAPAGSKVFFTNSGTEAIEAAFKLARRNSTGERTRILAMDHAFHGRTMGALALTAKPAYREPFEPLPSGVAHVPYGDVEALRAAVDGTVAAVFIEPIQGEAGVQVPPAGYLQAAREITRDAGALLVFDEVQTGIGRTGTWFASEGVLPDAMTVAKGLGSGFPIGGLITFGPEVSGLLAPGQHGTTFGGNPIATAAGLATLTEIGSGNLLAGVNTTGEYLRTGVAKVPGVSSVRGRGLLIGIDLEQEIAPAAVAAALDAGFIINATGPATLRLAPPLILTTDQAQSFIDALPAILQAAAATTIGQP